In Triticum aestivum cultivar Chinese Spring chromosome 5B, IWGSC CS RefSeq v2.1, whole genome shotgun sequence, the following proteins share a genomic window:
- the LOC123116547 gene encoding uncharacterized protein → MGRKKRRELKMVTKLKGVTPRAQEQRGTAPELVAVPEAPRVDVEMKDGALERQIMGAPKSGGVAENSNDQIRDSVVEIKKIRDSILRKEFILQDGSAQCDMDIHKIKMDIQKIKTEKKMTKEVLSTMEKYKEPSSNIMKVANLTFSGDDGKTKSTKRMELKFKEALAQRDKCMELNDICCDCDWMAPRYTVLPSLADGMHVGEVRLKCPDFELSITSDPCPTPHDARCSAAANMILELGKKVEDKEHHAN, encoded by the exons ATGGGGCGGAAAAAGAGGAGGGAGTTAAAGATGGTGACGAAGTTGAAGGGAGTGACGCCGCGGGCGCAGGAGCAGCGCGGCACGGCCCCGGAGCTCGTCGCCGTGCCGGAG GCACCACGTGTTGATGTTGAAATGAAGGATGGTGCATTGGAACGCCAAATCATGGGAGCGCCTAAGTCAG GTGGCGTGGCTGAGAATAGCAATGATCAGATTCGTGATTCCGTGGTAGAGATTAAGAAAATACGGGATTCTATT CTTCGTAAGGAATTCATACTTCAAGATGGAAGTGCTCAATGTGATATGGACATTCATAAAATTAAGATGGACATTCAGAAAATTAAGACTG AAAAGAAGATGACAAAAGAAGTGTTGTCAACAATGGAGAAATATAAGGAACCTAGCTCAAATATAATGAAAGTTGCCAATCTAACTTTCTCTGGCGATGATGGGAAAACCAAGAGCACTAAGAGAATGGAATTGAAATTTAAGGAGGCACTCGCACAACGCGATAAATGCATG GAGCTTAATGATATCTGCTGTGATTGCGATTGGATGGCCCCTAGATACACAGTACTACCTTCACTAGCAGATG GAATGCACGTCGGCGAAGTGCGTTTGAAATGCCctgattttgagttgagcatcactagCGATCCTTGTCCAACCCCACATGATGCGAGGTGCTCTGCAGCTGCCAATATGATATTGGAGCTTGGCAAGAAGGTGGAGGACAAAGAACATCATGCTAACTGA